The following coding sequences are from one Novosphingobium sp. Gsoil 351 window:
- a CDS encoding HD domain-containing protein yields the protein MDNQTDIRAETEHGFEERARFTAMENGTQEDWSIIARDYNAFAGGVADRVLTHLKLLKGDFGGFPVCRLEHSLQCATRAYRDGRDEQYVTMALLHDIGDTLGTYNHPDVAAAIIKPFVDEQTHWICQNHGAFQGYYYFHFLGMDRDMRDKHRGNPHWEACAEFCAKYDQSAFDPAYNSEPLEFFEPMVRRVMARPLARAEVKAAA from the coding sequence ATGGACAACCAGACTGACATTCGCGCCGAGACCGAGCACGGCTTCGAGGAACGTGCTCGCTTCACCGCGATGGAGAACGGCACCCAGGAGGACTGGAGCATCATCGCACGCGACTACAACGCGTTCGCCGGCGGCGTGGCCGACCGGGTGCTGACCCATCTCAAGCTGCTCAAGGGCGATTTCGGCGGGTTCCCGGTGTGCCGCCTGGAGCACAGCCTGCAATGCGCGACCCGCGCCTATCGCGACGGGCGCGATGAGCAGTACGTGACCATGGCGCTGCTCCATGACATCGGCGACACGCTCGGCACCTACAACCATCCCGATGTCGCAGCGGCGATCATCAAGCCATTCGTCGATGAGCAGACCCACTGGATTTGCCAGAACCACGGTGCGTTTCAGGGGTACTACTACTTCCACTTCCTCGGCATGGACCGCGACATGCGGGACAAGCACCGCGGCAACCCGCACTGGGAGGCCTGCGCGGAATTCTGCGCGAAGTACGATCAGTCGGCGTTCGACCCGGCCTACAACAGCGAGCCACTCGAGTTCTTCGAGCCGATGGTGCGACGGGTGATGGCCAGGCCGCTCGCGCGAGCAGAGGTGAAGGCCGCAGCTTAG
- a CDS encoding M48 family metalloprotease, with product MIWRGAIAAAALLAAAPAIATQPDLRAQLEHLQALDAKVQSAGWRLVRGNAPYCHKVAPGVGLVLFDAAGFSDPKAVRDALDLPGDIAVEAVASDAPSARAGLRSAQPLSVVAGEDVTSLPAAAPGDYARLVGLHDRVDAALLATGKVGLVDAGGASISIAGEPVCVSRFELLSSGTRAAADGRRVVIGRALVEAMPQDDLLAAALAHELAHNLLGHRARLTASGRSWGKVKATEREADRLSVWLLANAGYDPAAAVRFYRWWGPKFDLGIFATPDHDGWKARVRTVSAEIETMRTAQAARGGRADWANDFSGAG from the coding sequence ATGATCTGGCGCGGCGCGATTGCCGCAGCCGCGCTCTTAGCCGCGGCCCCGGCGATCGCCACGCAGCCGGATTTGCGCGCCCAGCTCGAACATTTGCAGGCGCTCGACGCAAAAGTGCAGAGTGCCGGTTGGCGGCTGGTCCGCGGCAACGCCCCATACTGCCATAAGGTCGCGCCGGGAGTCGGGCTGGTCCTGTTCGACGCCGCCGGGTTTTCCGATCCCAAGGCGGTGCGCGATGCGCTGGACCTGCCAGGCGACATCGCGGTCGAGGCTGTCGCCAGCGATGCACCCTCCGCACGCGCGGGCTTGCGCAGTGCGCAACCGTTGAGCGTGGTGGCCGGAGAGGACGTGACCTCGCTCCCGGCGGCAGCACCGGGCGACTATGCGCGGCTCGTCGGCCTTCACGACCGCGTCGATGCGGCGTTGCTGGCGACGGGCAAAGTCGGACTCGTCGACGCGGGTGGAGCCTCCATCTCCATTGCCGGCGAACCTGTCTGCGTGTCCCGCTTCGAACTGCTAAGCTCGGGGACGAGGGCCGCGGCGGACGGACGCCGGGTGGTAATCGGACGAGCATTGGTCGAAGCGATGCCACAGGACGACCTGCTCGCAGCGGCGCTGGCGCACGAACTGGCGCACAACCTACTCGGCCACCGCGCCCGTCTCACCGCATCGGGACGCAGTTGGGGCAAGGTCAAGGCGACCGAACGCGAGGCGGATCGCCTGTCGGTGTGGTTGCTGGCCAATGCCGGCTACGATCCGGCCGCTGCGGTGAGGTTCTATCGCTGGTGGGGCCCGAAATTCGATCTCGGGATCTTTGCCACGCCCGATCACGACGGGTGGAAGGCGCGCGTCCGTACGGTTTCCGCAGAGATCGAAACGATGCGCACGGCCCAGGCGGCGCGCGGCGGCAGGGCCGACTGGGCGAACGATTTCAGTGGCGCTGGTTGA
- a CDS encoding DsbA family protein translates to MADRNLPSSISPRRRPWFPALAILLAGLGAAGGWWWESSRSTPAKSAAGDTIEARLAAAGIDGRERAAIEGLVRDYILAHPEILPEAMSRLQANGAARQIAAQRDRIETPFAGAVLGNPRGTITLVQFTDYACTYCRQSVADISALTAAHPDLRVVVRELPILSRASEQAARMALSAARQGHYAAYHDAMFAGEKPAAASIAAAARKAGIDAGAAAPVAASAEVTNELAGNIALAKELGIAGTPAWVIGDRLLIGAVGRRALESAIAETRKAS, encoded by the coding sequence ATGGCCGATCGCAACCTTCCCTCATCAATCTCGCCGCGACGCCGGCCCTGGTTCCCCGCGCTCGCGATTCTCCTCGCCGGGCTGGGGGCGGCGGGCGGGTGGTGGTGGGAAAGCAGCCGCTCAACCCCAGCCAAATCCGCCGCCGGGGACACGATCGAAGCGCGGCTGGCCGCGGCCGGTATCGACGGACGCGAGCGCGCGGCGATCGAGGGACTGGTCCGAGATTATATCCTCGCCCATCCGGAAATACTGCCCGAGGCGATGAGCCGGCTCCAGGCCAACGGCGCGGCCAGGCAGATCGCGGCGCAGCGCGACCGGATCGAGACCCCCTTCGCTGGGGCGGTGCTGGGCAATCCCCGAGGGACGATCACCCTGGTCCAGTTCACCGACTATGCCTGCACCTATTGCCGTCAAAGCGTGGCCGACATTTCCGCCTTGACCGCCGCGCATCCCGATCTGCGGGTGGTGGTGCGCGAACTGCCCATCCTCTCTCGCGCGAGCGAACAGGCCGCGCGGATGGCACTCTCGGCCGCGCGGCAGGGGCACTACGCGGCGTATCACGACGCTATGTTCGCGGGCGAGAAGCCGGCGGCGGCGTCAATTGCGGCAGCAGCGCGAAAGGCCGGGATCGATGCCGGGGCGGCCGCGCCGGTAGCCGCGAGCGCCGAAGTGACCAATGAGCTCGCGGGCAACATCGCGCTGGCGAAGGAACTGGGGATCGCCGGCACCCCGGCCTGGGTGATCGGCGACCGGTTGCTGATAGGCGCGGTTGGGCGTCGCGCGTTGGAAAGCGCGATCGCGGAAACGCGCAAAGCCTCATGA
- a CDS encoding M48 family metalloprotease: MIRRSSAFLRLSATVVAAALTLQSAAAQSILRDAETEALFRDMSAPLIKAAGLDPANVDIVLINDPSINAFVAGGQAVYVNSGLINAATSANQVQGVIAHELGHVTGGHAIAIGDGAKAATSISLLSMLLGVAAAVAGAGAAAMGVMAAGQQAALGKYLSFSRTQESAADAAGASYLSKAGISGHGSLEFFKTLQNQEFRYGYSPSDEDAFFSTHPSSGDRIARLTETYAADPAWKKPDDRELERRFQLVKAKLYGYLAEPSATLQAYPETVKSEPARYARAYAFHKEALMDKATAETDALLAEEPANPYFLEIKGQILLESGRPREALEPLRRATQLTGNQPLIATSFGHALIATEDKANFAEAERVLKAAVARDRDNPFAWYQLGVVYESAGDTPRARLASAEQQVLSQQMPLALISAQAAQATLPKGSADWLRAQDIAFQARAAIEKDKKRR; encoded by the coding sequence ATGATCCGCCGTTCCTCCGCTTTTTTGCGTCTTTCGGCTACGGTAGTCGCCGCCGCGCTAACCCTGCAAAGCGCCGCGGCGCAATCGATCCTGCGCGATGCCGAAACCGAAGCCTTGTTCCGCGACATGTCCGCGCCGCTGATCAAGGCCGCCGGGCTCGATCCCGCCAATGTCGACATCGTCCTCATCAACGATCCTTCGATCAACGCGTTCGTCGCAGGGGGCCAGGCGGTCTATGTCAATTCCGGCCTGATCAACGCGGCGACGTCGGCCAACCAGGTCCAGGGCGTGATCGCGCACGAACTCGGCCACGTCACCGGCGGCCACGCGATCGCGATCGGCGACGGAGCCAAGGCCGCGACGTCGATCTCGCTGTTGTCGATGCTGCTCGGCGTCGCTGCCGCGGTCGCCGGCGCGGGCGCGGCGGCGATGGGTGTGATGGCCGCCGGCCAGCAGGCGGCGCTGGGAAAGTATCTGTCGTTCAGCCGCACCCAGGAATCAGCCGCCGATGCCGCAGGGGCGAGCTATCTGTCGAAGGCGGGCATATCCGGCCATGGCAGCTTGGAATTCTTCAAGACCCTGCAGAACCAGGAATTCCGCTATGGCTATTCGCCCAGCGACGAGGATGCCTTCTTCAGCACGCACCCCTCCTCGGGCGACCGCATCGCCCGCCTGACCGAAACCTACGCGGCGGACCCGGCGTGGAAGAAGCCCGACGACCGCGAGCTCGAGCGCCGCTTCCAGTTGGTCAAGGCCAAGCTGTACGGCTACCTCGCCGAGCCTTCCGCGACGCTCCAAGCCTATCCTGAAACCGTCAAGTCTGAACCCGCGCGCTATGCCAGAGCCTATGCCTTTCACAAGGAAGCGCTTATGGACAAGGCCACCGCCGAGACCGACGCCTTGCTCGCCGAAGAACCGGCCAACCCCTATTTCCTCGAGATCAAGGGTCAGATCCTGCTCGAATCTGGCAGGCCGCGCGAAGCGCTCGAGCCGCTGCGCAGGGCGACCCAGCTCACGGGCAACCAGCCGCTGATCGCCACCAGCTTCGGCCACGCGCTGATCGCCACCGAGGACAAAGCCAATTTTGCCGAGGCCGAGCGCGTGCTCAAGGCCGCGGTGGCGCGCGATCGCGACAACCCGTTCGCCTGGTATCAGCTCGGCGTCGTCTATGAATCGGCCGGCGACACCCCACGCGCCCGGCTCGCCAGCGCCGAGCAGCAGGTGCTCAGCCAGCAGATGCCGCTCGCGCTGATCAGCGCGCAGGCCGCCCAGGCGACGCTGCCCAAAGGCTCTGCGGACTGGCTTCGCGCGCAGGACATTGCGTTTCAGGCGCGCGCCGCGATTGAGAAGGACAAGAAGCGGCGCTAG
- a CDS encoding alpha/beta hydrolase produces the protein MGWLGWTGAMLLLAALALGALTWWALSNDSAATLDALDANFSRNSTIAQVAAANYAADPAQKLEMFVPAGAVPAGGFPLVVFFHGGGWHEGDPHDYHWIARALGEKGYATALVGYRLNAAGRFPAMLEDSAAGARWALAHAAEYKIDPSRVVLMGHSAGAYNASMLTLDRQWLGREGVPEATVKGAVVLAGPADFYPFDKKSSINAMSHWPRPADTQPINFVRADAPPMLLVHGTRDTIVRPRNALILARKLTEAGVPTKATLIDGVGHIAMVVTLAHPFDWYDHRVADAVFPFLARVLPPAPASSPVQAAAR, from the coding sequence ATGGGTTGGCTCGGCTGGACGGGGGCTATGTTGCTGCTCGCCGCGCTGGCTCTTGGCGCACTGACATGGTGGGCGCTCAGCAACGATTCGGCGGCGACGCTGGACGCACTGGACGCCAATTTTTCGCGCAACAGCACGATTGCTCAGGTCGCAGCAGCCAACTACGCCGCCGATCCCGCGCAGAAGCTGGAAATGTTCGTCCCCGCCGGCGCCGTACCGGCGGGCGGATTTCCGCTGGTGGTGTTCTTCCACGGCGGCGGCTGGCACGAAGGCGATCCGCACGACTACCACTGGATCGCCCGCGCCCTGGGCGAGAAGGGTTATGCCACCGCGCTGGTCGGCTATCGCCTGAACGCTGCCGGTCGCTTCCCGGCCATGCTCGAGGACAGTGCCGCGGGCGCCCGCTGGGCGCTTGCTCACGCGGCGGAGTATAAGATCGACCCCTCGCGAGTGGTCCTGATGGGCCACTCGGCGGGGGCTTATAACGCCTCGATGCTGACCCTCGACCGCCAATGGCTGGGGCGCGAGGGCGTTCCCGAAGCCACCGTCAAGGGCGCGGTGGTGCTGGCCGGTCCGGCCGATTTCTATCCCTTCGACAAGAAGTCATCGATCAACGCGATGAGCCACTGGCCGCGTCCGGCCGATACCCAGCCGATCAATTTCGTCCGCGCCGACGCGCCGCCAATGCTGCTGGTCCATGGCACCAGGGACACCATCGTCCGTCCGCGCAACGCGCTCATTCTCGCGCGCAAGCTGACCGAGGCCGGGGTGCCGACCAAAGCGACGCTGATCGACGGGGTCGGTCATATTGCGATGGTCGTAACGCTCGCGCACCCGTTCGACTGGTACGATCACCGAGTGGCCGACGCAGTGTTCCCGTTCCTCGCGAGGGTGCTCCCGCCCGCCCCGGCTTCATCGCCGGTTCAGGCTGCGGCGCGCTAA
- a CDS encoding MFS transporter has protein sequence MSDADREAGLRARLMAPGEPLAPFRHPAFRAIWTANLFSNIGSMIQSVGAAWLMTELTRSHLLIALVQASATIPIMLFGLFAGAIADNYDRRLVMLAAQSGMLLVSALLAVLTYAGAIGPLALIALTLAVGTGTALNGPAWQASVRAQVAPEDLPQAISLGALSFNLARSVGPALGGVLISIWSVELAFLINAVSYLGMIVALSRWKPPRFNPARGPMLASIAQGIAWCSRSPPVRKVLLRGAVIGFGVAGYQALLPSIARDRLHGTEIDYGLMLGAFGFGSVTVALWVSKWRRRFGAETVVTLATLAFIAAQLGISLAGNLAAALPATFIAGAGWVAAMTSLNVAMQLRSPETILGRCLSLYQAVTFGGMALGAWMWGWLADVRGLPFALHAAAAWLALSLIVMRRIAPMPTRDEGRLDQSATTQPAAAAPPG, from the coding sequence ATGTCCGACGCCGACCGTGAAGCAGGCTTGCGCGCGCGCCTGATGGCCCCGGGCGAACCGCTCGCCCCGTTCCGCCACCCGGCATTCCGTGCGATCTGGACCGCCAACCTGTTCTCCAACATCGGTTCGATGATCCAGTCGGTCGGCGCAGCCTGGCTTATGACCGAACTGACCCGCAGCCACCTGCTTATCGCGCTGGTCCAGGCTTCCGCGACGATCCCGATCATGCTGTTCGGGCTGTTCGCCGGAGCGATCGCGGACAATTACGACCGCCGCCTGGTGATGCTCGCCGCGCAGAGCGGAATGCTGCTGGTTTCAGCGCTGCTCGCGGTGCTGACCTATGCCGGGGCCATCGGCCCGCTCGCGCTGATCGCGCTGACCCTTGCGGTGGGCACTGGCACCGCGCTCAACGGACCCGCCTGGCAGGCCTCCGTTCGGGCGCAGGTCGCCCCCGAGGACCTGCCCCAGGCGATCTCGCTCGGCGCGCTGTCGTTCAACCTCGCGCGCAGCGTGGGTCCGGCGTTGGGTGGCGTACTGATCTCGATCTGGAGCGTCGAACTGGCGTTCCTGATCAACGCGGTCAGCTATCTGGGGATGATCGTGGCGCTGTCACGGTGGAAGCCGCCGCGCTTCAATCCGGCGCGCGGGCCGATGCTGGCCTCGATCGCGCAAGGGATCGCGTGGTGCAGCCGCTCGCCCCCGGTGCGCAAAGTCCTGCTGCGCGGCGCAGTCATCGGCTTCGGCGTGGCGGGCTATCAGGCGCTGCTTCCCTCCATCGCGCGCGACCGGCTCCACGGGACCGAGATCGACTATGGGCTGATGCTGGGCGCGTTCGGATTTGGGTCGGTGACGGTCGCGCTGTGGGTCAGCAAGTGGCGGCGGCGGTTCGGTGCCGAAACCGTGGTCACGCTCGCCACGCTGGCGTTCATCGCCGCCCAGCTCGGGATATCGCTCGCGGGCAACCTTGCCGCCGCGCTGCCCGCGACGTTTATCGCCGGGGCCGGCTGGGTCGCGGCGATGACCAGCCTCAACGTGGCGATGCAGCTGCGCTCGCCCGAAACGATCCTGGGGCGCTGCCTGTCGCTCTATCAGGCGGTGACGTTCGGCGGGATGGCGCTGGGGGCGTGGATGTGGGGTTGGCTGGCCGACGTTCGCGGGCTGCCGTTCGCGCTCCACGCCGCCGCTGCCTGGCTTGCGCTGAGCCTGATCGTGATGCGCCGTATCGCGCCGATGCCCACCCGCGACGAAGGTCGTCTGGACCAGTCAGCGACCACCCAGCCCGCCGCGGCCGCGCCACCCGGCTAG
- a CDS encoding DUF2141 domain-containing protein — MKLGKLGLVSLTASLIGTAPAPGGTVVVEISGLRSAKGQVLACLTARAKSFPDCTRDPAARKLAVPSREAATLRFAAVPPGRYAVALLDDANGNGKADMALFIPREGFGFSRDAAAPFGPPKFAAAAFDVGAEPVSIPIRMRYVF, encoded by the coding sequence ATGAAGCTGGGCAAGCTCGGCCTTGTTTCGCTGACCGCCAGCCTGATCGGCACGGCACCCGCGCCCGGCGGCACCGTCGTGGTCGAGATCAGCGGACTGCGCTCGGCCAAGGGGCAGGTGCTCGCCTGCCTGACCGCGCGCGCCAAGAGTTTTCCCGATTGCACGCGCGATCCGGCCGCCCGCAAGCTGGCAGTGCCCTCGCGCGAGGCGGCGACGCTGCGGTTCGCCGCGGTCCCGCCGGGCCGCTATGCCGTGGCCCTGCTCGACGACGCGAACGGCAACGGGAAGGCCGACATGGCGCTGTTCATCCCGCGCGAGGGCTTCGGCTTCTCCCGCGATGCCGCCGCGCCGTTTGGGCCGCCCAAGTTCGCCGCCGCTGCGTTCGACGTCGGCGCCGAACCGGTCAGCATACCGATCCGCATGCGCTACGTATTTTAG
- a CDS encoding sterol desaturase family protein, which produces MTSPLLSALAMTVIVCLRYFASSGLFAWLTARVKPGFYAGLVPQMQREIGWSLASAAIYGVPAGIVAWGWQNRGWTRIYTDPQTYPLWWLPGSFLVYLVLHDAWFYWTHRWMHRPAPFRMVHAVHHASRPPTAWAAMSFHPLEALSGAVVIPALVLLVPIHAGVLGLVLLTMTVMGVTNHMGWEIFPRALVASRPGGWLITASHHQRHHDQYRCNYGLYFRHWDRLCGTDRGLAAA; this is translated from the coding sequence ATGACCTCGCCGCTTCTCTCGGCCCTGGCGATGACCGTCATCGTCTGCCTGCGCTACTTCGCCAGCAGCGGACTGTTCGCCTGGCTGACCGCGCGGGTGAAGCCCGGTTTTTACGCCGGACTCGTCCCGCAGATGCAGCGCGAGATCGGCTGGAGCCTGGCTTCGGCGGCGATCTATGGCGTGCCCGCGGGTATCGTCGCCTGGGGCTGGCAGAACCGCGGCTGGACCCGCATCTACACGGATCCGCAAACGTACCCGCTATGGTGGCTGCCCGGCTCTTTCCTCGTCTACCTCGTCCTGCACGACGCATGGTTCTATTGGACCCACCGCTGGATGCACCGTCCCGCGCCGTTCCGTATGGTCCACGCGGTCCATCACGCGAGCCGCCCGCCAACCGCATGGGCGGCGATGAGCTTTCATCCGCTCGAAGCGCTGAGCGGCGCGGTGGTGATCCCGGCGCTCGTCCTGTTGGTGCCGATCCACGCCGGGGTGCTCGGGCTGGTGCTGCTGACCATGACCGTGATGGGCGTGACCAACCATATGGGCTGGGAAATCTTCCCGCGCGCCCTGGTGGCATCGCGCCCCGGGGGATGGTTGATCACCGCCAGCCACCACCAGCGCCATCACGACCAGTATCGCTGCAACTACGGGCTCTACTTCCGTCACTGGGACCGGCTTTGCGGCACCGATCGCGGGCTCGCGGCCGCATGA
- a CDS encoding DUF1289 domain-containing protein — MNDDPPSPCTGVCRIDAGADWCSGCRRTLDEIAAWPSARAAFKRDVLARLATRACAPVPGGE, encoded by the coding sequence ATGAACGACGACCCGCCCAGCCCCTGCACAGGCGTGTGCCGGATCGACGCCGGCGCCGATTGGTGCTCGGGTTGCCGCCGCACGCTCGACGAGATCGCGGCATGGCCGAGCGCTCGCGCCGCGTTCAAGCGCGACGTGCTGGCGCGGTTGGCGACGCGTGCTTGCGCGCCGGTCCCGGGAGGAGAATAG
- a CDS encoding M20/M25/M40 family metallo-hydrolase — MTLRPFASLALVLATPAIAAPPTPTERTMVATVDAEQARTLALLERAVNQNSGTRNLAGVKAVHDIFAPEFAALGFAVRWVPQDSVGRAGHVIATHKGKPGRKRLLLIGHLDTVFEPDSSFLMFERIDAEHARGPGVADDKGGDVTMIAALRAMAKAGTLKDANIEAVLTGDEEEAGLPLDAARADLVAAGRRADVALDFEGLARDGGRDMGSVARRSAGNWTVTVSAKSGHSSGVFSEFAGDGAVYALARILAAFRAELPEPNLTFNAGLIAGGATAALGADEARAEATGKTNIIPAAAVARGDLRALSPDQIARAEARMRAIVARDYPGAKAELTFDNKYPPMAPTPGNRVLLARLNAVNATLGLEPMGELDPLKRGAGDISFVAADVDSLAGLGPASEGDHTPRETVDIPSIWKQAKRAALLMSRLAAEKR, encoded by the coding sequence ATGACCTTACGCCCGTTCGCTTCGCTCGCCCTCGTCCTCGCCACCCCCGCAATCGCGGCGCCGCCGACGCCCACCGAGCGGACGATGGTCGCCACCGTCGACGCCGAGCAAGCGCGCACCCTGGCGCTGCTCGAAAGGGCGGTAAACCAGAACAGCGGAACGCGGAACCTGGCGGGCGTGAAGGCAGTCCACGACATTTTCGCGCCCGAATTCGCCGCGCTGGGCTTCGCGGTACGCTGGGTGCCGCAGGACTCGGTCGGCCGGGCCGGGCATGTGATCGCCACGCATAAGGGCAAGCCGGGGCGCAAGCGGCTGCTGTTGATCGGCCATCTCGATACGGTGTTCGAGCCCGATTCCAGCTTCCTCATGTTCGAGCGCATCGACGCCGAGCACGCTCGTGGACCCGGCGTGGCCGACGACAAGGGCGGCGACGTCACGATGATCGCGGCGCTGCGGGCGATGGCCAAGGCGGGCACGCTCAAGGATGCGAACATCGAGGCGGTGCTGACCGGCGACGAAGAGGAAGCCGGCCTGCCCCTCGATGCCGCGCGCGCCGATCTGGTCGCTGCGGGCCGGCGCGCCGACGTCGCGCTCGATTTCGAGGGGCTGGCGCGCGATGGCGGGCGCGACATGGGCTCGGTCGCGCGGCGCTCGGCGGGCAACTGGACGGTCACGGTCAGCGCGAAAAGCGGCCACAGCAGCGGGGTGTTCTCCGAATTCGCGGGCGACGGCGCGGTCTATGCGCTCGCCCGCATCCTCGCCGCGTTCCGCGCCGAGCTGCCCGAACCCAACCTGACCTTCAACGCCGGGCTGATCGCGGGCGGGGCGACCGCCGCGCTCGGCGCCGACGAAGCCCGCGCCGAGGCGACGGGCAAGACCAACATCATCCCCGCGGCCGCGGTCGCGCGCGGCGATCTGCGCGCGCTAAGCCCCGATCAGATCGCCCGCGCCGAAGCCAGGATGCGGGCGATTGTCGCGCGCGACTATCCGGGCGCAAAGGCCGAGCTGACGTTCGACAACAAGTACCCGCCGATGGCCCCGACCCCGGGCAATCGCGTGCTCCTTGCCCGGCTCAACGCGGTCAACGCCACGCTCGGGCTGGAGCCGATGGGCGAACTCGACCCGCTCAAGCGCGGCGCGGGCGACATCAGCTTCGTCGCGGCCGACGTCGACAGCCTCGCCGGGCTCGGCCCCGCCAGCGAGGGCGATCACACCCCGCGCGAGACGGTCGACATTCCCAGCATCTGGAAGCAGGCCAAGCGCGCCGCGCTGCTGATGAGTCGGCTGGCGGCGGAGAAACGCTAG